The Streptomyces sp. NBC_00483 genome contains the following window.
GCCTGGAGCGGATGTCCGACGCAGGGCTGCCGTGGGCGCGGCTCGCGGGGCGGGCGCCCGCCGACACGGTCGAGCAGCTCTGCCTGACCAATGTCGTCCAGCAGTTGGAGCACTTGCGCGAGCACGAGTGCGTGGCGCGCGCCCTGGAGCGGGGCGCGCTCGAACTGCACGGCATGTACTTCCATGTCGGGGAGGCGCAGGCGTACTTGCTCGACGAGGCCGACCCGGTCTTCGGACAGGTCGGGGCCACCGCCCTCGACGGCAGCCTCGACGGAGGCAGCGCCACGCGGGCCTGAACCGACCCGTCCCCGCCTCCGTGCAATCAGATGAGACCGTAGGGCTCCCGACCAGGTCGGGAGCCCTACGCGTACAGGTCTAAACCAATTCGCGGACCCCCCTTGTCACCAGGGGTCGCGGTCTGATGAGCTGTGGCCTGGGACACAACGGTCGCCTCCGACACAAACACTGCATGGGAGAAGCGTCGTGAGCAACGAAAGCCTGGCCAACCTCTTGAAGGAGGAGCGACGCTTCGCGCCGCCCGCTGACCTGGCCGCGAACGCCAACGTCACGGCCGAGGCGTACGAGCAGGCCAAGGCTGACCGGCTCGGTTTCTGGGCCGAGCAGGCCCGCCGCCTCACCTGGGACACCGAGCCGACCGAGACGCTCGACTGGTCGAACCCGCCGTTCGCCAAGTGGTTCAAGGACGGCAAGCTCAACGTCGCGTACAACTGCGTCGACCGCCACGTAGAGGCAGGAAACGGCGACCGCGTCGCGATCCACTTCGAGGGCGAGCCCGGCGACAGCCGCGCGATCACCTACGCCGAGCTCAAGGACGAGGTCAGCCGGGCCGCAAATGCCCTGACCGAGCTGGGCGTTCAGACCGGCGACCGGGTCGCCGTCTACCTGCCGATGATCCCGGAAGCGGTCATCTCGATGCTCGCCTGCGCGCGCATCGGCGCCGCGCACTCGGTGGTCTTCGGCGGCTTCTCGGCCGACGCGATCGCCAAGCGCATCGAGGACGCCGACGCCAAGGTCGTCATCACCTCCGACGGCGGCTACCGACGCGGCAAGCCGTCCGCGCTCAAGCCCGCGGTCGACGAGGCGCTGACCCGCGTATCGGTCGAGCACGTCCTGGTCGTGCGGCGCACCGAGCAGGACGTGGCCTGGACCGAGGGCCGCGACCTGTGGTGGCACGAGACCGTCGGCCGCCAGTCCACCGAGCACACGCCGCAGGCCTTCGACGCCGAGCAGCCGCTGTTCATCCTGTACACGTCGGGCACGACGGGTAAGCCGAAGGGCATCCTGCACACGTCGGGCGGCTACCTGACGCAGGCGTCGTACACGCACCACGCGGTCTTCGACCTGAAGCCGGAGACGGACGTCTACTGGTGCACCGCCGACATCGGCTGGGTCACCGGACACTCGTACATCACGTACGGCCCGCTCTCGAACGGCGCGACGCAGGTCATCTACGAGGGCACCCCGGACACCCCGCACCAGGGCCGCATCTCCGAGATCGTGCAGAAGTACGGCGTCACGATCCTCTACACGGCGCCCACCCTGATCCGTACGTTCATGAAGTGGGGCGACGAGATCCCCGCGAAGTTCGACCTGAGCAGCCTGCGCGTGCTCGGGTCCGTGGGCGAGCCGATCAACCCCGAGGCCTGGGTCTGGTACCGGAAGAACTTCGGCGCCGACAAGTGCCCCGTCGTGGACACCTGGTGGCAGACCGAGACCGGCGCGATCATGATCTCGCCGCTGCCGGGCGTCACCGAGACCAAGCCGGGCTCCGCCCAGCGCGCGCTGCCGGGTATCTCCGCGACCGTCCTCGACGACGAGGCCAACGAGGTGCCGAACGGCGGGGGTGGCTATCTCGCCCTCACCGAGCCGTGGCCGTCGATGCTGCGCACCATCTGGGGCGACGACCAGCGGTTCATCGACACGTACTGGTCGCGCTTCGAGGGCAAGTACTTCGCCGGTGACGGTGCCAAGAAGGACGAGGACGGCGACATCTGGCTGCTCGGCCGGGTCGACGACGTCATGCTCGTCTCCGGGCACAACATCTCGACGACCGAGGTCGAATCCGCGCTCGTCTCGCACCCGTCCGTCGCCGAGGCCGCCGTGGTCGGCGCCGCCGACGAGACGACCGGACAGTCCATCGTCGCCTTCGTGATCCTGCGCGGCAGCGCGAACGCGGACGACGAGTCGCTGGTGGCGGACCTCCGCAACCACGTGGGCACGTCCCTCGGCCCGATCGCCAAGCCCAAGCGGATCCTGCCGGTCGCCGAGCTGCCCAAGACGCGCTCCGGCAAGATCATGCGCCGCCTCCTGCGCGACGTCGCGGAGAACCGGGCGGTGGGCGACGTCACGACGCTCGCCGACTCCTCCGTGATGGACCTGATCCAGGCGGAGCTGCCGTCGGCGTCCAGCGAGGACTGATCCGCGTACGAACCCACGGGAACGGGCATCCGGCGAGCGCGCCGGGTGCCCGTTTCGTGCGTATGGTGATGATCACCAAGCAGGCCCGCGCACCCGGTAGGGTGAGGATCGCGTCAAGAACGCGACAGGGATCCAAAAGGTGCGCCGGGAAGTCTGGTCGGCAACGTAGTCAGCCGTACCCGACCGGAGGTCTCACCCGTGAGCGCGCCCAAGAACAAGCAGGACCGTAAGGCACTCGGCCGGCTCTCGCTGCCCGAGCGGACCTTCGTGGCCGACGCGCTGCGCACCGAGACCGTCGGCGGCGTCCTGCTCCTGGTGGCGGCGATCGCCGCGCTCGTCTGGTCCAACATCCCGGCCCTGCACCACAGCTACGAGGCCGTCAGCGATTTCCATCTGGGGCCCGGCGCGCTCGGCCTCGACCTCTCCATCGAGCACTGGGCCGCCGACGGGCTGCTCGCGATCTTCTTCTTCGTCGCCGGCATCGAACTCAAGCGCGAGCTCGTCGCCGGTGATCTGCGCGACCCCAAGGCCGCCGCGCTGCCCGTCGTCGCCGCCCTCTGCGGCATGGCGACACCCGCGATCGTGTACGTGATCGTCAACGCGGTCGGCGGCGGCTCGATGAGCGGCTGGGCCGTGCCGACCGCCACCGACATCGCCTTCGCGCTCGCCGTCCTCGCCGTCATCGGTACCTCGCTGCCGAGCGCCATGCGCGCGTTCCTGCTCACTCTCGCCGTCGTCGACGACCTCTTCGCGATCCTGATCATCGCGGTCTTCT
Protein-coding sequences here:
- the acs gene encoding acetate--CoA ligase, which gives rise to MSNESLANLLKEERRFAPPADLAANANVTAEAYEQAKADRLGFWAEQARRLTWDTEPTETLDWSNPPFAKWFKDGKLNVAYNCVDRHVEAGNGDRVAIHFEGEPGDSRAITYAELKDEVSRAANALTELGVQTGDRVAVYLPMIPEAVISMLACARIGAAHSVVFGGFSADAIAKRIEDADAKVVITSDGGYRRGKPSALKPAVDEALTRVSVEHVLVVRRTEQDVAWTEGRDLWWHETVGRQSTEHTPQAFDAEQPLFILYTSGTTGKPKGILHTSGGYLTQASYTHHAVFDLKPETDVYWCTADIGWVTGHSYITYGPLSNGATQVIYEGTPDTPHQGRISEIVQKYGVTILYTAPTLIRTFMKWGDEIPAKFDLSSLRVLGSVGEPINPEAWVWYRKNFGADKCPVVDTWWQTETGAIMISPLPGVTETKPGSAQRALPGISATVLDDEANEVPNGGGGYLALTEPWPSMLRTIWGDDQRFIDTYWSRFEGKYFAGDGAKKDEDGDIWLLGRVDDVMLVSGHNISTTEVESALVSHPSVAEAAVVGAADETTGQSIVAFVILRGSANADDESLVADLRNHVGTSLGPIAKPKRILPVAELPKTRSGKIMRRLLRDVAENRAVGDVTTLADSSVMDLIQAELPSASSED